The nucleotide sequence TCGGCGGGCGTCTGTACCACCTGAGCACCGACTGGCAGACATACTTTGGCGAAGGCGGCGCCGGGTTGGGCGCGGCGCTGCGCATCTGGGATGGCGGCCTCGGTATCTGGGGTGCAGTGACCCTGGGCACCGTTGGAGCCTGGATCGGCTGTCGTCGTCGCGGAATTCCACTGCCTGCCTTCTTGGACGCGGTCGCACCAGGCGTGGTGATGGGCCAAGCGATCGGTCGGCTCGGGAATTACTTCAACCAGGAGCTGTACGGCCGCGAGACCACGGTGCCGTGGGGCCTGGAGATTTTCTATCGTCGGGATCCCTCCGGATTCGTCGACGTTCATTCGCTCGACGGCGTCTCGACCGGGCAGGTCGCGGTCGTGGTGCAACCGACGTTCCTCTACGAGTTGATTTGGAACCTGCTGGTATTCGCCGCGTTGATCTATCTGGACCGCCGCTTCACAATCGGTCACGGTCGATTGTTCGCGTCCTATGTGGCCTTGTATTGCGTCGGGCGGTTCTGCGTCGAGTTGTTGCGCGACGACACCGCCACACACATCGCCGGCATCCGAATCAACTCTTTCACGTCGACGTTCGTGTTCATCGGCGCAGTCGTCTACATCATCTTGGCGCCCAAAGGCCGCGAGGATCCGGCGAGCGTGCGTGGTACGACCGCCGCTGCTGACGAAGTGCCCGAACCCGAACCTGCCGGCGAGGTCGCGACCGCTGACTCGACGGCCGCTGCGCTAGCTGGCGATAGGGAAGGCGACGAGCCAACCGGACTGGCAGAAACGGCCGAGGCGGCCGAAGTCGCCGAACCAGAAACCGTTGGTTCGGCGGTCGCTGGAGATGAGTCGACAGCCGATACCGAAGCGTCCGACGCGGTCGAGGGTGAGGTTGGCGAGGCTGCTGAGGCTGAGGCGCCTGAGGCTGAGGTGCCTGAGGTGGGTGAGGTAGAGGCTGCTGAGGAGGTCGCTGAGGCGGTCGACGGTGAGGTCGAGGCGGCTGAGGCGGGCGAGGTAGAGGTTGCTGAGGCGGTCGAGGGTGAGGTTGAGGCGGCTGAGGCGGGCGAGGTAGAGGTTGCTGAGGCGGTCGAGGGTGAGGTTGAGGCGGCTGCTGAGGCTGAGATGCCTGAGCTGGGTGAGGTAGAAGCTGCTGAGGAGGCCGATGAGGCGGGTGAGGGTGAGGTAGAAGCGGTTGAGGAGGCGGCTGAGGCCGAGGCACCCGAGGTGGGTGAGGTAGAGGTTGCTGAGGCGGTCGACGGTGAGGTTGAGGAGGCGGCTGAGCCTGAAGAGGCTGAGGTTGAGGAGGCGGCTGAGCCTGAAGAGGCTGAGGCGGGTGAGGTAGAGGTTGCTGAGGCGATCGAGGGTGGGGTCGACGAGGCCGCTGAGGCCGAAGAGGCTGAGGCGGGCGAGGACGAGCCAAAAGAGGCAGCAGAGGTCGCTGAGGCCGAGGGGTCTGAGGCCGAGGACAAGACAGCGCAGGCCATAGATGGTGGCCAAACGGGGGTTGACGACGCAGACGAGGCCGATGCTGAGCCAGACGACGACTCCACCGCGGCAGAACCCGAGGTCGTGGTCGAGCAAGCAGATATCGAAGAGATCGAACCCCAAGAGCCCGAAGCGGAGGCATTGGCGGCCGCTGAAGCGACGGACGCCGACGAGGGTGATGGCGAGCCCGCCGAGCCGGCGAGCGACGATCTCGACGCTGTCGCGGCCGAGGACGCTGACGCCACGGCAACCGAAGCCGAAGAATCCGGCGATGAGTCGCCCGAGCCCGCCGCAGACTCCGAGGAGCCCGGAGCCGACGAGTCCGCACCGGAGGACTCAGCCGAGGACACTTCGTCCGGTGAATCCGACACCCAAAGTGAGCTGGAGCAGAGCCAAACTATCGAGCAGGGCTCCGACCAAACCTCGGCTGGAGACGGCGAGGGCCCGCCTCCGAGCGCGGCGGTGGACGGCGATACCGGCCCAACCCGGCAAGGTTGGCGTGGCCGGCTGAGGAACCGGATGCGTCGTTCGGGCCGGTAGCCGTCAGGCCGCCAAGTTCGGCGAGCGGCTCGGGCACCAGCTCATCGGATCTGGCATGCTGAAATGGTGACTGACCAGTCGTGGGCCGGCGGCGGCGCTGGTCCCGGACAGCAACCGGGATACCCACCGCCATTTCCTCCGCCGTACTATCCGGACTACTCGGCGCCCCGCAGTTACTACGACCCAGCGGCGCCTTTTGGCCGGCATCCCGTTACCGGCCAGCCGTTTTCAGACAAATCGAAGACGGTTGCGGGGTTGCTGCAGCTACTGGGGCTGTTCGGAATCGCGGGCATCGGCCGGATCTACATGGGTCACACCGGGATGGGTATCGCGCAATTACTTGTGGGCTGGTTGACGTGTGGCCTAGGCGCCTTGGTCTGGGGTGTCATTGACGCGGTGCTGATATTGACCGACAAAGTCAGCGACCCGTGGGGTCGCCCGTTGCGTGATGGAACCTAGTCAGGGCTCCGCTGAGCCGGGGCGGCGCGATGTACATAGCCAGCGCCCCGGCCGCTATGGCGCCGTAGCGTCGGCCGGATTGTTGGCCGCGGCCCTTGGCTACATCGGTTTGGTCGACCCGCACGGCGCGAATTCGGCCTACCCAGCGTGTCCGTTCAAGTGGCTCACCGGTTGGGATTGTCCCGCCTGTGGCGGCCTACGGATGGTGCATGACCTGTTGCACGGTGACCTGGTGGCCAGCATCAACGACAACGTCTTCCTGCTTGTCGGGATCCCTGTGCTGGGAGCGTGGGCCCTGCTGCGCCGACGCCGGGGCCGCACATCGCTGCCGCTAGCGGCGATGATCGTGGTCGGGGTAGCGATGATCGTATGGACGGTGCTGCGCAACCTGCCCGGATTTCCGCTGGTGCCCGCCGTCTATGGTCCTTGACCGCGGTCGAGGGCACTGTCCTCAGTTGCCGAAACCGGACGACGGAGCCGGCACCGGCCCGCCTGGGTCTCCACCGAGTCGGCTGGCGGCAAACGCCACCCCCTGATCGACCACGGCCCCGTCGTCGGCGTAGGCATTATGCGCGGCGAAATTGAGGCCGTCGGAACAAACCGGATCCTCGGGGACGCAGACCTTGATGGTCTTCGCCTGGTAGGCAGGGCCGATTTCGACGGCGGGTTCACCCAGAAAGTCCATGGCCCGCACATTCGGCATGCCGAACAGGACCACCGCAGCGACGTGCTCAGCCACATCCGGTTGCAGCGGCTTGGGGACGGTCGCGGGATCGACTCCCGCTGGCACCGCAGCAGAGGTGACAAAGCCCATCACCGCCGCGCCCTGTGAATAGCCGCCCAGCACCATCTTGGTCTGGGGGCATTGTCCCGCCATCGAAACGACATGAGTGCCCGCATCTCTGATGCCGTCCAGGCCGGTGTCCCAGTTGTCGCTGGCCGGATAGTTGACCGGGTACACGTCGAGTGATCGCCCACCGATGTGCGAACGCAGAGAGTCGACGAATGCCTGGCCGGTGGGGCCAAGGCCGGGCGGTTCGCCGGTGCCGCGGGCAAAAACCACCTCGACATCGGGGCATGGCTCGGCGGATGCAGACGGAATGGCGACGGCAGAAAACACGGAAGCGCTGAGGCCGCAAGCCGTTATCACCGCCGGCCCCAGGAAACGGACGACGTGAGATGCATTCATGCCGCTGTAGTTGCCCATGTGACCAGTTTCTCAAACTGGCAATTGTTCGGCACCTTTTCCAAGAGGCGTGTCCGGCATCTCGGCCGGACCCGCGCACGCCCTTGCCCGCGAGGCCGTTGAGATGAAACTCGCGTTCAGCTGGCGGAAGCCCCGCGCGTGCGTCTACCCGCGCCACGCTGGCCCGGATCCCAAAGTTGCCCGGGCAGCGCAGACTTCCAGCGCCCCACCAGCCCCGCATCCGAGGTTGGCGGAGGTGGACGCGGTGACGATGTGCCTTGGTCACCGCGCGTTTTGGTGCCCCGCCAGAGGACTCCGTTGCACTAGCGGTGAGCGAAGCCACGGTTGATGATCCGCGGATCCAATCCGGGCCGATATCAGTGCGAAACACCGGCGACTCACAACCACGACTATGCTTTGACGGCGTGACTAGACGCGGAAAGATCGTCTGCACCCTCGGGCCGGCTACGCAACAGGACGACTTGGTCAAAGAGCTGGTCGAAGCCGGAATGGACGTCGCCCGAATGAACTTCAGCCACGGCGACTACCCGGATCACGAAGCCGCATATGAGCGCGTGCGTGCTGCCTCTGACGCCACGGGGCGCGCGGTCGGCGTGCTCGCCGATCTGCAAGGCCCGAAGATCAGGTTGGGCCGCTTCGCTGATGGCCCGACCTATTGGGCTGACGGGGACACGGTCCGGATCACGGTCGAGGAGTGTGAAGGGTGCCGTGACCGGGTATCTACCACCTACAAGAGGCTGGCCCAGGATGCCGTGGCCGGTGACCGGGTGCTCGTTGATGACGGCAAGGTCGGATTGATCGTCGATCACATCGACGGCAACGACGTGGTCTGCACAGTCGTAGAAGGCGGCCCGGTCAGCAACAACAAGGGAATCTCCCTGCCGGGGATGAATGTATCTGCGCCGGCGCTCTCGGGGAAGGACATCGACGACCTCACGTTCGCGCTCAATCTGGGTGTCGACATGGTCGCGCTGTCCTTCGTGCGGTCGCCTTCGGACGTGGAACTCGTGCATGAGGTGATGGACCGGATCGGCCGGCGAGTTCCGGTGATCGCGAAGCTGGAAAAGCCCGAAGCGATCGACAATCTCGAAGCCATCGTGTTGGCATTCGACGCCGTCATGGTGGCCCGCGGCGATCTGGGGGTAGAGCTGCCGCTGGAAGAGGTCCCGCTGGTACAGAAGCGGGCCATCCAGATCGCCCGGGAGAACGCCAAACCGGTGATCGTGGCGACCCAGATGCTCGACTCGATGATCGAGAACTCGCGGCCCACCCGTGCCGAGGCCTCTGACGTCGCCAACGCCGTGCTTGACGGCGCCGATGCCCTGATGCTGTCCGGTGAGACCTCGGTGGGCAAGTACCCACTTGCTGCGGTCCGGACGATGTCGCGCATCGTCTGCGCGGTTGAAGAGAACTCGACGGCGGCCCCGCCGTTGACCCATGTGCCGCGCACCAAGCGGGGAGTGATCTCCTATGCGGCCCGCGACATCGGTGAACGACTCGACGCCAAGGCGTTGGTCGCCTTCACTCAGTCCGGCGATACCGTGCGACGGCTTGCTCGGCTGCATACCCCATTGCCGCTGCTGGCCTTCACCGCTTGGCCCGAGGTGCGCAGTCAGCTCGCGATGACCTGGGGCACCGAGACTTTCATCGTCCCGGAGATGGACTCGACTGACGGCATGATCCGGCAGGTCGACAAATCGCTGCTAGAACTCGGCCGCTACAAGCGTGGTGATCTGGTGGTCATCGTCGCGGGTGCACCGCCGGGGACCGTGGGTTCGACCAATCTGATTCACGTGCACCGGATCGGTGAGGACGACGTCTAACCTGGCCCAGGAGCCGGGGAATTGAGTCCCACCCAGGAATCCGCGCGACCGCGAAGCGCCGCCTGAGCTGGGCCACCGAATCTGGAGGAGAGCGAGCCCATGCCGGCCGGCGATGAGCCCAACGTGCGAGACGAAGCCAAGTCGGACTTCGAGGAACTGCTCGCGGTCCTAGACCTCAAACGCGTCGCGGATGATCGGTTCATCGGGGCCCATCCCAGCAAGAACCCGATGCGAACATTCGGTGGGCTGCTGATGGCTCAGTCATTTGTTGCCAGCAGCCGCACGTTGCTTCGAGACGATCTACCGCCCAGCGCGCTCTCGGTGCACTTCATCAACGGTGGCGACACGACGAAAGACATCGAATTCCAGGTGGTGCGGCTGCGCGACGAGCGTCGTTTCGCCAATCGACGGATCGACGCGGTGCAGAATGAGACGCTGCTGTCCTCGGCGATGATCTCCTACATGTCGGGCGGGCGTGGGCTCGAGCATGGTGTCGAGCCGCCGCCGGTGGCCGATCCAGAAACTCGCCCGCCCATTGGCGAGCTGCTGCGCGGCTACGAGGAGACCGTTCCGCACTTCGTAAACGCGCTGCAGCCGATCGAATGGCGCTACACCAACGATCCGTCCTGGGTGATGCGTGACAAGGGGGAGCGGCTTCACTACAACCGGGTCTGGGTAAAGGCTTTGGGTAAACTGCCCGACGATCCGATCCTGCACACCGCGACGATGCTGTATTCCTCGGATACCACCGTGCTGGACTCGGTGATCACCACCCACGGCCTGTCCTGGGGGTTTGACCGCATTTTCGCCGCCTCGGCCAACCATTCGGTGTGGTTTCACCGGCAGGTCGACTTCAACGATTGGGTGCTGTATTCCACATCGTCACCGGTGGCGGCAGACTCACGCGGCCTGGGCACTGGGCACTTCTTCAATCGCGCCGGCCAGCCGGTGGCGACGGTGGTGCAGGAAGGCGTGCTGAAGTATTTCCCCGCCGCACGACGATAGACCCCGCGCGAGGATGCGCGCAGCGGCGACGACAAGCACCTGAACCTGGGCCGGTCCGGCTCTGCTCAGGCGTAACGTTCCTGGTAGTAGGCGCACCGCCCAGCTGAGAATCGCGCTGTCGGGAGGTGAGTGTGGACGGATCGTCGGTCGAGGTTGTGCCGCGCGTTCGGGCACGCGAACGCGTTGTCGTCAACGTCGACTCTGTCACCGCCCGCTGCGTTGGGGCACTGGCGGTGTTCTGCGCGGCCTGCTGGCTCATTGCGTTGCTGGCCCGAAACTACCGGCACGAGGATTGGCAGGCCGCTGGCCGGCTGAGCTGGTCGTTGACGGTGCTGGCCGCGGTGGCGCTGATCGCGCGAGGCATCTTCCTGGGGCGCCCGGTGACTGCGATGCATGCGATTGTGGCCGCCTTGATCCTGGTCCTTGGCCTGGGCGCGCATGTGTTGTCTTTTAGTCTGGCCGGTGAACTATTGATCGCCGGATCGGGACTGGTGCTGATGTGGCCAACGTCGGCGCATCCGCGGCCCGGGGACCTACCGCGAGTGTGGGCCTTGATCAACGCCACCAGTGCGGATCCGTTGGCGCCGTTCGCGATGCAGGCGGGCAAGTGCTATCACTTCAGCGCGGCCGGCACCGCGGCGCTGGCATATCGGACGCGGATGGGTTTTGCGGTCGTCGCCGGCGACCCGATTGGTGCGGAATCGCAGTTTCCGCAACTGATCGCCGACTTCGCCGCCATGTGTCACACCCACGGCTGGCGGATCGCGGTCTTGGCTTGCAGCGAGCGGCGGCTCGACCTATGGGCTGACCGTGCGGTGGTCGGCCAATCCCTGCGCGCGGTTCCCATCGGTTGCGATGTCGTCATCGACGTGCGGAGCTTCGCCATGGTGGGCCGAAAGTTCCGCAACCTGCGTCAGGCCGTCAAGCGCACCCGCAACGCGGGCATCACCACCGAAATCGTGGCCGAGCAGGAGCTCGACGACACACGGCGGGCAGAGCTGGCCGAGATGCTGCTGGCATCACCCAAAGGGGCCCGAAACGACCGTGGCTTCTGCATGAGTCTGGACGGCGTGCTCGAAGGTACATACCCCGGGGTGCAGCTGATCATTGCTCGCGATGTTTCCGGGCGGGTACAGGGATTTGACCGGTTCACGACGGCCGGGCGCGGTAGCGACTATTCCCTGGATGTGCCGTGGCGTCGGAGTGGGGCCCCGAACGGGATCGACGAACGGCTCAGCGTCGACATGATCATTGCTGCCAAAGACGCGGGGGCGCAGCGACTGTCACTGGCATTCGCGGCGTTTCCGGAAATCTTCGACGAGTGTCACCGTAGCCGGCCGCAGCGCCTGTTCTACCTGTTGATCCACTTGCTTGACCCCTTGATCTCCCTCGAGTCGCTATACCGCTACCTGTGCAAGTTCCACGCGCTCGACCAGCGGCGGTATGCGTTGATCACCGTGACTCAGGTCATTCCGCTGCTGGTCGTACTGCTCTCACTGGAGTTCATGCCGCGTCGGCGTCACCTTCGGTGAGACCTCTTGCCGGGAAGGGATGTTCATCCGGTCACACCGAATGTTTTCGGAGAGGTGGTGGGTGGCCACCACGACGGTCTTGGCGACGGGTAGCAGACCGGTCTCCGAGGACAGGAGGTCACGAAGAATGCGATCGGCGTCGGTTGCGTCGAGGTGCTCGGTGGGTTCGTCGAGCAACACGATCTGGGCGGGCGAAAGCGCTGCGCGGGCGAGCAGGAGCCGTCGGCGCTGGCCCGCGGAGACCGCCTGCGCGCCACCGATCAAGACCGTCGACAGGCCGTGGGGAAGACCGGCGAGCCACGCGCCGAGGCCGACCCTATCCAGGGTGGTCACCAGCTCGTCATCGGTGCAATCTCCGCGGACAACCAGCAAGTTGTCGCGCACGGTAGTCGCGAAGATGTGCGCGTCTTCAGCGAAAAACCCAATGGTGCTGCGTAATTCGGCGTCATCGAACCGGGTCAGACTGATTCCGTTCAATAGCACCTGCCCCTGCAGCGGCGATAGCAGCCCGGCCAGGGTCATTAGTAGGGTCGTCTTTCCGGAGCCGCTGGGGCCCGTGACGGCCAGCCGAGCCCCCGGTGACAGCTCGATCGTGGTCCGGGTGGCGTGGGCCCGCCAATGGCCGGAATAGATATCCGCTGACAGCTGGCCGAGCGTGGGGGATTCCAGCGTTGCGATCGCGGTATCGGTCGGCGGGTTGACGTCGCGCCCAGCGAGTTCGATCAACCGGTGCAACGCGATTCGGGACCGGGTCAGCTGAACTGCAGCGGCCGGGAGAGCGTTGGTGGCCTCGAAGGCAGACAGGGGCAGCAACATCAGGACCGCCAGGGTGGTGGGCGCGACGGTGGGGGCCATGAGGATTCCGGCCACCACCGCTCCGAGCACGCTTGTTCCGATTGCCGCTGTCGGTACGGCTTCGGCGATCGCGGCGGGACGCGCCGCCGCATCCATGGCCTCGCCCCAGGCATGTTGTTGCCGTTGTGATTTCGTGATCACTGCAGGTAGCACGCCGCCGACCCGGAGTTCGGGGGCATGTTCGAGGGCGACCATCGCCGACTCATCCCGGCCGGCATGATGCTGGCGGGCCAGCGCTTCCTGTGATTGCGCCGCTCTGCGGGCAAGCGACGGCGCAACTATCCCGGCCACGATGAAGCACATCGTCAATACGGCAGCTGCCGGCAGTGATATGACCGCGACCACCCCGATCGCAGCCGGTGCCAGCACCGCCGCCACGCCCACCGGAACCAGGGCGCGCACCAGCACGTCAGCCAAGGTGTCAACGTCGCTACCGACGCGCGCCACCAGGTCGCCGCTGGATAACCGGAATGCCGCTGATACCGGTCCTTCGGCTAGTCGCTGATAGATCCGGGCACGCGCGGTGCCTGCCGCGCGTAGCGCGATGTCGTGGGTGGCCAGTCGCTCGCAATAGTGCAGAACGCCCCGCGAGATCGCGAACGTCCGCACCGCGACGACGGCGATCGATAGGTCAAGCACCGGCGGCATCTGCGATGCCCGGGTTATCAGCCAGGCCGACACGCCGGCCAGTGCCAGGGCGCTGCCCAGGGACAACACCCCCAGGGCGATCGCGGCGAGCACCCGGGGCAGCCTCGGACGCAACAGGTCGCATGCGGCCGATAGGGAATCAGACCGGGACATAGCCGGCCTGAGTATCGAGTCCGTCGCGGGTTACCTCGACTACCTGGTCGCCGATGGCAACCACCGGTTCGCGATGTCCGACCACCACCACGGTCGCACCGGTGCGGGCCCGTTCGGCGATGGCCTGCAGCACTTGCTCCTCGGTGTGCGAGTCCAGGTGTGCGGTGGGCTCGTCGAGTAGCAGCACCGGGGAAGGCGATCCCAGGACGCGGGCCAGGGCCAAACGTTGTCGCTGCCCGAGCGACAAACCGACGCCGTCTCGGCCCAGCACCGTGTCCAATCCGTCCGGGAGCTCAGCCAGGACCGCGTCGAAGCCCGACGCCGCGCAGGCGCTGTCCAAATCGGCCAGCTCACCAAGTAGCACCAGGTTGTCACGGACCGTTCCGGGGACCAGCACCGAACGCTGCGGCAACCAGGACAACTGGCGCCACCAGTCGACGGGATCCAGCTCGCTGATGTCGATTCCAGCGACGGTAAGCCGCCCGTTTGACGGCGTGGTGAGCCCCGCGATCAGCTGCAGTGTGGTGCTCTTGCCCGCGCCGTTTTGTCCGGTCAGCACCGTCACCTGGCCGGGTTCGATGGTGGCGGTCAAGTTGTGTGGTGATCGGCCGTCGCGTCCGGTGACGCTGAGATTTTGGAGGTGGATCGTCGCCCCACGGGCGGTTACCGCTCGTCGAGCCGGTGGGGTGCAAGCCGTTTCGCCGATGAGCGTGAATGCCTGGTCGGCCGCGGATTTCCCGTCCTGGGCGGCGTGAAACTCCACGCCAATGCGGCGCAGCGGCCAGTACACGTCCGGGGCCAGCAGTAACACCGTGAGACCGGCGGTCAGTGTCATTTCACCGAACACCAGGCGCAGTCCGATGCTGACGGCAATCACAGCCACGCCCAGAGTCGCCAGCAGTTCGAGCACCAGAGCTGACAAGAAGGCAATTCGCAGTGTCGCCAGGGCCGAGCGCCGATGCGCGGCGCTGAGCTCGGCGATGCGTTGTTCAGGGCCGGAGGCTCGGCCCAGCGCCCGCAGGGTGGGGATTCCGGCGATCAGATCCAGCAATCGGGCCTGCAAGGTGGCCATTGCGGCCAGAGCCGCCGCTGACCGCTCAGCGGTAGCCAACCCGATCAAGACCATGAAGACCGGGATCAGTGGAAGGGTGATCACCGCGATCAGCGCCGACTTCACGTCGTAGACCGCGATCATCACCACGGTGGCCGGGGTCAGGATCGCCGCAAGAAACAGCGTGGGCAGGTAGCCGGTGAAATAGGGTCGCAAGCCGTCCAGTCCGCGGGTTACCACCACCGCGGCGGCATCGCGTTGTGCCGCCAATTCGTTGGGCTGGCGGGCCGTCACCGACTCCAGCACCTGCCCACTGAGCTCGGCGATCACCGCGCTGGCCCCTCGCTGGCCCAGGCGCGCCTGCAGCCAGTGCGTCACCGCGCGCAACGCCCACAGCGCCGACAACATCAACAGCGAGCCCAGCCAGCAGCGTAAACACCGTGCCGAGGGGTCGCTGGCGACGCGCGCGACCATGCTCGCCAGCACGATCGCCGAGGCAATGGCACAGCCCGAGATGACCACTCCGCAGGTCACCGAGGCGATCAGATAGCACCGCAACGCGGCCGACGCCCGCCACAGCCGCGGGTCCAGTGGCGCGCGGGTGGTCGAGGCCCTTGCGGTCAGGAGGGGCGCCTAGCCAGACCTATCGACGGCGGTATCCGCTCGGCCGAAATCCGCTGCCGGAAGACCCAGTACGTCCAGGCCTGGTAGACCACCGTCAGCGGGGCGAACAACGCGGTAACCCAGGTCATGATCTTGAGCGTGTAGGGCGTCGAGGAGGCGTTGTAGATCGTTACGTTCCATCGCTCGTTGAGCGTCGACGGCACCAGATTCGGGTATAGGGCACCGAACAGCAGGAGCACCACGGCCGCCACTACCACCGCGATGCAGAGGAACGCCCAGCCATCGGATACGCGTCGCCAGACCAGCAGCACCGCCGCCAGCTGCGCAACCACGGCCACCCCCAGCAAGGCCCAGGTCCACTGCTTGCCATAAGCCAACTGGGTCCAAACCCCAAATCCGGCGACCAGGACCGTGACGGGAAGCGACAACAAGACGGCAAACCGGTATGCGTCGTCGCGAATCGGGCCCGCCGTCTTCAAGGCGACAAACACCGCCCCGTAGAACAGAAACAGGCCGGCGGTGGCCAATCCGCCCAACAGGGTGTACGCGTTGAGCACATCGCCGATTGACAGGGCCACGTGACCGTTGGCATCGACGGGCAGGCCTCGCACCAGGATGGCGAATGCGACGCCCCAGAGTATGGCCGGCAACCAGGACCCGGCTGCAATGCCGAAGTCGGCCAGCGCCCGCCACTTTGGGTCATCGACCTTGCCGCGCCACTCGATGGCCACCGAGCGCACGATCATGCCGAACAAGATGGCCAGCAGCGGCAAGTACAGCGTGGAGAACACCGTGGCGTACCAGCCGGGAAATGCGGCG is from Mycobacterium marinum and encodes:
- the cydD gene encoding thiol reductant ABC exporter subunit CydD, producing MRCYLIASVTCGVVISGCAIASAIVLASMVARVASDPSARCLRCWLGSLLMLSALWALRAVTHWLQARLGQRGASAVIAELSGQVLESVTARQPNELAAQRDAAAVVVTRGLDGLRPYFTGYLPTLFLAAILTPATVVMIAVYDVKSALIAVITLPLIPVFMVLIGLATAERSAAALAAMATLQARLLDLIAGIPTLRALGRASGPEQRIAELSAAHRRSALATLRIAFLSALVLELLATLGVAVIAVSIGLRLVFGEMTLTAGLTVLLLAPDVYWPLRRIGVEFHAAQDGKSAADQAFTLIGETACTPPARRAVTARGATIHLQNLSVTGRDGRSPHNLTATIEPGQVTVLTGQNGAGKSTTLQLIAGLTTPSNGRLTVAGIDISELDPVDWWRQLSWLPQRSVLVPGTVRDNLVLLGELADLDSACAASGFDAVLAELPDGLDTVLGRDGVGLSLGQRQRLALARVLGSPSPVLLLDEPTAHLDSHTEEQVLQAIAERARTGATVVVVGHREPVVAIGDQVVEVTRDGLDTQAGYVPV
- the cydB gene encoding cytochrome d ubiquinol oxidase subunit II, whose translation is MGLQELWFAVIAVLFLGFFILEGFDFGVGMLMAPFAHFGTGDPEIHRRTALNTIGPVWDGNEVWLITGGAAMFAAFPGWYATVFSTLYLPLLAILFGMIVRSVAIEWRGKVDDPKWRALADFGIAAGSWLPAILWGVAFAILVRGLPVDANGHVALSIGDVLNAYTLLGGLATAGLFLFYGAVFVALKTAGPIRDDAYRFAVLLSLPVTVLVAGFGVWTQLAYGKQWTWALLGVAVVAQLAAVLLVWRRVSDGWAFLCIAVVVAAVVLLLFGALYPNLVPSTLNERWNVTIYNASSTPYTLKIMTWVTALFAPLTVVYQAWTYWVFRQRISAERIPPSIGLARRPS